From the genome of Naumovozyma castellii chromosome 7, complete genome:
aagaagtgaAGAAGGACACCACCCCTACCGCGGCAGTGAACCATATATTCGAAGAAAAAGCTTCTTTAGAAtccaagaaaaattatatcaAGAAGGATTTGGAAGTGCTGAATGAAATCGCATCAAATGCTAAACcaaataaatatagaaATGCCCCCATTTGGGCACAAAAATGGAAACCTACCATCAAAGctttacaaaatattgatacAAAGGATTTTAAAATCgattcatcatttttaaatatcATAcctgatgatgatttgaCCAAATCTGTACAAGATTGGGTTTATGCAACTGTTTTCTCCATTGCGCCTGATTTAAGACCATTCATAGAATtggaaatgaaatttggtGTCATCATTGACGCTAAGGGACCTGATCGTGTATCACCACCAATATCATCACAAGCTGTATTTACAGAATTGGATGCTCATATGACACCAAACGTAGATGAAGTTCTCTTCAAGGAATTAAACAAATACGTTCGAGGAATTAGTGAACAAACTGAAAATTCAGGTAAATTTAGTATCATTGAATCTCATATGAGAGATTCTGTTTACAGAGTAGGACTATCCACACAAAGACCCAGATTTTTAAGAATGAGTACAGATGTAAAGACAGGTCGTGTGGGACAATTTATAGAGAAGAGACATGTAGCAcagttattattattttcaccGAAGGATAGTTATGATGTCAAgatatcaattaatttggaattaCCAGTTCCTGAAAATGACCCTCCAGAAAAATACAAGTCACAAACTCCCGTAAGTGAAAGAACGAAGGAACGTGTAAGTTATATCCATAATGACTCATGCACACGGATTGATATAACTAAAGTACATAACCATAATCAAGGCACAAAGGGGATAGATGTGGAAATAACTCACGAAATTGAATTAGAAATTAATACACCAGCATTACTTAGTGCATTTGATAACATTACCCAAGATAGTAAACAATATGCCTCCGTTATTAGAACTTTTCTTAATAATGGTACCATTATTCGTAGGAAGCTAACATCTTTTGTCATATGAAATTTTCGAGGGTCAAAAGAAAGTGTAATAAAGTGTaacaattaatgaagaatcgAATGGAATAATGAGTCgtctattattattattattattattattattatacaGTAAGAAGAATAAACGAGagattttttaatttatatCATTGTTTAATCTAATTTTGTAACTACTCTAGTATCTTGataaattccaaataaatATGCCATTCTGATAACAACCAAATCCTTTGCCATCATAATACTATCAATAGCAAGATCCATCTTGGAACCACTAACTTCATGCCATGAAATTGGTATTTCCTTAAATGCAATATTTTTCCTCATCGCCAAGATTAAAATTTCCACATCAAAGATCCAACCTTCTGTATGCAAATATGGgaaaatttgttcaatggCTTCTCTattaaacaatttaaaTCCACATTGTGTATCtttaattgaatgaatcCCAAATATGTAAACTAAAGTATGAAACCCATACATCAAACAATTTCTGAGTAATGATCTCTTAATGACTGCCTCTGTATTAACCATATGAGCACGAGATCCCAATGCAATGGCAGGATATGTGTTGGTaccttctttaattctttccatATTTTGTACAGATGccattaatttttccacaTCACTAAATTTACTGGCACCATCAGCATCAGCAAATAATGTGTATTTACCACGAACATGCAACATTCCCTCCCTAACAGCACCACCTTTACCTCTattttggaagaatttcaagACCCTCAATTCACCGTTATGcaaatggaatttttcatgtgccaatttcaaacaatatTCACTAGTACCATCACTAGATCCGTCATCCACGATTAAAATCTCCCATCTCTTATGTATGGATTCatctaaatatttgattgatTCACTTAACATGCTTTTTATCCTGGCCGTCTCGTTATAACTTGGTATGACGACAGAAAGTATGACATCACTatctaatttcttctctttcattTCCATTAACGTGGGCAACGTTCTAGTGATTATCTTTCCCGAGGCA
Proteins encoded in this window:
- the CET1 gene encoding polynucleotide 5'-phosphatase (ancestral locus Anc_6.254); this encodes MNNTEHSQPTKRALSLDDLVNHDDTDKIKLQKTENQPSQPDAQPEQNVSPRLPPVPAPQETNNATSNARLPLTTAPSPPPPAVAVEKSNVSSDSSMGPDDETDTDDDIAGNGEINFDSPMAFDYDKQDRNSPVKPALPAKRKEKLKKPKKEEPEEEEEEVKKDTTPTAAVNHIFEEKASLESKKNYIKKDLEVLNEIASNAKPNKYRNAPIWAQKWKPTIKALQNIDTKDFKIDSSFLNIIPDDDLTKSVQDWVYATVFSIAPDLRPFIELEMKFGVIIDAKGPDRVSPPISSQAVFTELDAHMTPNVDEVLFKELNKYVRGISEQTENSGKFSIIESHMRDSVYRVGLSTQRPRFLRMSTDVKTGRVGQFIEKRHVAQLLLFSPKDSYDVKISINLELPVPENDPPEKYKSQTPVSERTKERVSYIHNDSCTRIDITKVHNHNQGTKGIDVEITHEIELEINTPALLSAFDNITQDSKQYASVIRTFLNNGTIIRRKLTSFVI
- the ALG5 gene encoding dolichyl-phosphate beta-glucosyltransferase (ancestral locus Anc_6.253), yielding MFDSIVNGLSAWQVVDKQNLAATTIIGFACALYLIIYLLSHKPRQPLPEELQYQTINASGKIITRTLPTLMEMKEKKLDSDVILSVVIPSYNETARIKSMLSESIKYLDESIHKRWEILIVDDGSSDGTSEYCLKLAHEKFHLHNGELRVLKFFQNRGKGGAVREGMLHVRGKYTLFADADGASKFSDVEKLMASVQNMERIKEGTNTYPAIALGSRAHMVNTEAVIKRSLLRNCLMYGFHTLVYIFGIHSIKDTQCGFKLFNREAIEQIFPYLHTEGWIFDVEILILAMRKNIAFKEIPISWHEVSGSKMDLAIDSIMMAKDLVVIRMAYLFGIYQDTRVVTKLD